Proteins encoded by one window of Ignavibacteriota bacterium:
- a CDS encoding periplasmic heavy metal sensor: MKKILVLFVLTTAFVFAQPRWMDDDDFGPPTGHKPFIDRLHLTEEQEEQFDKFRSEFQKKNIELRAKVQTMRLTLRDLFDEDKPDQGNIESVISDISKVQNEMKLNAISHWFKVNKILQPEQQELWKEHRVMMKKHMGQRQGFGHGKRMNRGHGQGQHGLDVKHGCRGNCCD, translated from the coding sequence ATGAAGAAGATTTTAGTTTTATTTGTTCTCACTACGGCGTTTGTCTTTGCTCAACCGCGCTGGATGGACGATGATGATTTCGGTCCTCCAACGGGACACAAACCATTCATAGACCGGTTACATCTGACGGAAGAGCAAGAAGAACAATTCGACAAGTTCCGTTCAGAGTTTCAGAAAAAGAATATTGAACTTCGGGCAAAAGTCCAAACGATGCGACTCACTCTCAGGGATTTATTCGATGAAGACAAACCCGACCAAGGGAACATTGAATCGGTCATCAGCGACATCAGCAAAGTGCAAAACGAGATGAAGTTGAATGCAATATCGCACTGGTTCAAAGTCAATAAAATTTTACAACCGGAACAGCAGGAACTCTGGAAGGAACATCGCGTAATGATGAAAAAGCACATGGGGCAACGACAAGGTTTCGGGCATGGAAAACGAATGAACCGGGGACACGGGCAGGGACAACACGGGCTGGACGTGAAACACGGTTGCCGCGGCAACTGTTGTGACTGA
- the typA gene encoding translational GTPase TypA, whose translation MQTRNNIRNIAIIAHVDHGKTTLVDHMLRQTGTFRENQEVVKRVMDSNDLERERGITILAKNTSVFYKQPGKEVTKINIVDTPGHSDFAGEVERTLKMVDGVLLLVDAAEGPLPGTKFVLKKSLELNLQPIVVINKIDRKDARAHVVLDEVFELFLSLGAHDHQLDFPTIYCIAKQGIAKNELEEEGVNLEPLFQAIVNKIPPPPGDASLPFQMLVTTIDYSDYLGRLGIGRIARGTIRFGSPMKIIHRDGVVDDARVTKIYTFEGLKRIEAQEAHAGDVIALAGMEDVDIGETIADAADPTPLPFVTIEEPTLSMNFIVNNSPFAGMEGKYVTTRNLGERLARELRSNVSLRVELTDSPDMFKVSGRGELHLGILIETMRREGFEFQVSAPEVIYKRIDDVLSEPIEHVIIDVPDEHAGIVIQNLGSRKGIMKNMLQTQGNTRLEFLVPARGLLGFRSEFMTDTKGTGILHHNFHGYEPFKGELSTRHKGAVVQLEDGLATGYAMFKLQERITFFIEPGTKVYKGMIVGENARDEDIIVNVCKTKQLTNMRASGADEAIRLEPPRIHSLEQAIEWIADDEYIEVTPQSLRLRKKYLDHNERTRMSKKKAVTID comes from the coding sequence ATGCAGACTCGAAACAATATCAGAAATATTGCAATTATTGCGCACGTTGACCACGGCAAAACGACACTCGTTGACCACATGCTCAGACAAACAGGAACCTTTCGCGAAAATCAGGAAGTTGTAAAACGCGTCATGGACTCGAACGACCTTGAACGCGAACGGGGCATTACTATTCTTGCAAAAAACACATCCGTGTTTTACAAACAACCGGGAAAGGAAGTAACGAAAATTAATATCGTTGATACCCCGGGTCACTCGGATTTTGCCGGAGAAGTTGAACGCACGCTGAAAATGGTTGATGGTGTCTTGTTGCTTGTTGATGCCGCGGAAGGTCCTCTTCCCGGAACAAAATTCGTATTGAAAAAATCGCTCGAACTCAATCTTCAACCAATTGTTGTCATCAACAAGATTGATAGAAAAGATGCCCGCGCGCATGTAGTACTTGATGAAGTGTTCGAACTGTTTCTTTCGCTCGGTGCGCACGACCACCAGTTAGATTTTCCAACTATTTATTGCATAGCAAAACAAGGAATTGCAAAGAACGAACTTGAAGAAGAAGGAGTGAACCTCGAACCTTTATTTCAGGCAATCGTTAATAAAATTCCACCGCCTCCGGGAGATGCTTCGCTTCCGTTTCAAATGCTCGTCACGACAATTGATTACAGCGATTATCTCGGACGACTTGGCATCGGAAGAATTGCGCGCGGCACTATTCGTTTTGGTTCGCCGATGAAAATTATTCATCGCGACGGAGTTGTTGATGACGCGCGTGTGACAAAAATTTATACCTTCGAAGGATTGAAGCGGATTGAAGCGCAGGAAGCACACGCAGGCGATGTCATCGCTCTTGCAGGAATGGAAGATGTTGACATCGGTGAAACTATCGCCGATGCCGCAGACCCGACACCGCTTCCGTTCGTCACCATTGAAGAACCAACACTCTCGATGAATTTCATCGTCAACAATTCTCCGTTTGCCGGAATGGAAGGGAAATACGTAACGACGAGAAATCTTGGTGAACGTTTGGCGCGTGAACTCCGCTCTAACGTCAGTTTGCGCGTCGAACTGACAGATTCGCCCGATATGTTCAAAGTAAGCGGGCGCGGTGAACTACATCTCGGCATTCTCATTGAAACGATGCGACGTGAAGGATTTGAGTTTCAGGTTTCCGCGCCGGAAGTAATTTACAAACGCATAGACGATGTGCTGAGTGAACCGATTGAACATGTTATTATTGATGTGCCCGACGAACATGCAGGAATCGTTATTCAAAATCTTGGTTCGCGCAAGGGAATAATGAAAAACATGCTGCAAACACAAGGGAATACGCGATTGGAGTTTCTCGTTCCCGCACGCGGTTTGCTCGGCTTCCGTTCCGAATTTATGACAGACACAAAAGGAACAGGAATTCTTCACCACAACTTTCACGGATACGAACCGTTCAAGGGTGAACTCTCCACTCGACACAAAGGCGCTGTCGTTCAACTTGAGGATGGTTTGGCAACCGGGTATGCGATGTTCAAATTACAGGAACGCATTACGTTTTTTATCGAACCCGGAACAAAAGTATATAAAGGAATGATTGTCGGCGAGAACGCGAGGGATGAGGACATTATTGTCAACGTTTGCAAGACCAAGCAATTGACGAACATGCGCGCAAGCGGAGCCGACGAGGCAATCCGTTTAGAACCGCCGCGCATTCACTCACTCGAACAAGCAATCGAGTGGATTGCTGACGATGAATATATCGAAGTAACACCGCAATCACTTCGTCTTCGAAAAAAATATCTTGACCATAACGAACGGACAAGGATGTCAAAGAAAAAAGCAGTAACAATAGATTGA
- a CDS encoding tetratricopeptide repeat protein translates to MQKSKQEEKPPYVIILLLIIFTVIAFADVFTSGFINYDDPDYVTENIHVREGITPQTIKWAFTTTLQANWHPLTWLSLAFDYSLFGLNATSFHAMNFLFHLLSSIFLFFIFERMTHSRWQSAFVAFVFALHPLHVESVAWISERKDVLSGFFGILTIGAYIVFRQSSNKKYYFLMLAFFILGLMAKPMLVTLPFVLLLLDYWPLNRFAIGTSKTHRKPNSRQLFQQSVIEKIPLFLFSAASSIVTFLVQQQGKAMLFGETLPFQKRIVNAIVSYAQYVGKAIYPTNLSIFYPHQGKTLSSIEVGIAIVVLALITYFAWKQKVQRPYLLIGWLWFLGTLVPVIGIVQIGMQGLADRYMYLPIIGLAIMVAWGVPSFLKTWRNSRQFIIASFAIVVLCMIVGTRLYASKWKDTTSLFSHALSVTSNNYIAHDCLGTELADSGKHTEAARHLREAVRIMPTYTYSKSKLGAILLSQGNIDEAISYFLLCLRDMPDNVSTNNNLGVAFAAKGQLEKAATYWNRAIEIDPENADAHSNLARLYSIQGKTEKAIQAFETVLRLDANHVQAHYNYGNLLATTGKTQDAKFHYSEALRITPGFQDARTALRKLEDK, encoded by the coding sequence ATGCAGAAATCAAAGCAAGAAGAAAAACCGCCCTACGTAATAATTCTTCTCCTGATAATTTTTACCGTTATTGCTTTTGCAGATGTTTTTACTTCAGGGTTCATTAATTATGATGACCCCGATTATGTAACAGAAAATATTCATGTTCGGGAAGGCATTACTCCGCAAACAATCAAATGGGCATTTACAACAACTCTCCAGGCAAACTGGCATCCCCTGACATGGCTCTCGCTTGCGTTTGATTACTCGTTGTTTGGTCTCAATGCGACATCCTTTCATGCGATGAATTTTCTCTTTCACCTTCTGAGTAGTATTTTCCTGTTTTTCATTTTTGAACGGATGACGCACTCACGATGGCAGAGTGCATTTGTCGCTTTTGTCTTTGCGCTTCATCCGCTTCATGTCGAGTCTGTTGCCTGGATTTCTGAACGGAAAGATGTTCTTTCCGGTTTTTTCGGGATACTCACAATCGGGGCATACATTGTTTTTCGGCAATCATCAAACAAGAAATATTATTTCCTGATGCTTGCTTTCTTCATTCTTGGATTGATGGCAAAACCGATGTTGGTAACTCTTCCCTTTGTTCTTCTTCTTCTTGATTATTGGCCCCTCAACCGGTTCGCTATCGGAACGTCAAAGACACATCGGAAACCCAACAGCAGACAACTGTTTCAACAAAGCGTGATAGAAAAAATTCCGTTGTTTCTTTTCTCTGCCGCTTCAAGTATTGTAACATTCCTCGTTCAACAGCAAGGCAAAGCAATGCTCTTCGGGGAGACGTTGCCATTTCAAAAACGTATCGTCAATGCCATCGTTTCATATGCTCAATATGTTGGAAAAGCAATTTATCCTACAAACCTTTCCATATTTTACCCTCATCAGGGAAAGACATTATCATCTATTGAAGTTGGTATTGCGATAGTAGTTCTTGCACTGATAACATACTTTGCCTGGAAACAAAAAGTTCAACGCCCCTATCTTCTCATCGGATGGCTCTGGTTTCTCGGAACATTAGTTCCGGTGATAGGCATTGTTCAGATAGGTATGCAGGGGTTGGCGGACAGATACATGTATTTACCGATTATCGGGCTTGCAATCATGGTAGCATGGGGCGTTCCCTCTTTTTTGAAAACGTGGCGCAATTCCCGACAGTTTATTATTGCCTCATTTGCCATCGTCGTTCTTTGTATGATAGTAGGAACCCGTTTGTATGCAAGTAAATGGAAAGATACAACATCATTGTTTAGCCATGCTCTTTCCGTTACTTCGAATAATTATATTGCCCATGATTGTCTCGGCACAGAGTTAGCTGATTCGGGAAAACATACAGAAGCGGCCCGGCATTTACGAGAAGCGGTTCGAATCATGCCGACCTATACATATTCCAAATCGAAACTCGGTGCCATTCTTCTTTCACAAGGAAATATTGATGAAGCCATTTCTTACTTCCTTCTTTGTCTCCGTGATATGCCCGATAACGTTTCAACAAACAATAATTTGGGCGTAGCGTTTGCCGCGAAAGGTCAGTTAGAAAAAGCTGCCACGTACTGGAATCGCGCAATAGAAATCGACCCGGAAAACGCCGATGCTCACTCTAACCTTGCTCGTCTATATTCCATTCAAGGAAAAACAGAGAAAGCAATTCAGGCATTTGAGACTGTATTGCGGCTTGATGCGAACCATGTTCAGGCGCATTACAATTATGGAAATCTGCTTGCAACAACCGGGAAAACACAAGATGCAAAGTTTCATTATTCTGAGGCTCTCCGAATTACTCCCGGCTTTCAAGATGCGCGAACTGCTTTAAGAAAACTTGAAGACAAGTAA
- a CDS encoding tetratricopeptide repeat protein has translation MQTKKQQQEHKSQYVIILLLSVATVIAFAGVVESGFTNIDDNGYVTQNAQVKSGISWQTVVWSFSTTKHANWHPLTWLSLALDKSLFGLDARYFHATNLFLHLLSSILLFLVLERMTRSRWQSAFVAFVFALHPLHVESVAWISERKDVLAGFFWMLTMGAYSFYHQSSQKKYYYITLIFFMLGLMAKPMLVTLPFVLLLLDYWPLNRISLSNVSTGREKKQPIIPLKQSLLEKLPFIILAIASSIITFIAQRQGEAMNLGDALPFHERLINAIISYAQYIGKTFVPTNLAVFYPHPGSDFSPGMLAGATILLSLITIVVWKQKTQRPFLAFGWLWFLGTLIPMLGIVQVGMQGMADRYMYVPIIGLAVMLAWGVPSLMNQWKNHRTILLVTFVFVTLSMMFATRTQVSYWKNSKTILEHTLSVTTDNYFAHYCLGLDFADSGKTDEAILHFREALRINPSYPLTHNNLGAALSRKGNFDEAIPLFRESIRLMPSHPPTYNNFGVTLAQQGKLDEAETQWLRAIELDPEFADAHANLGRLFFLQEKTEEAIQHFETAIRLDANHVNAHFNYGNVLAKAGKVEEAKFHYSEALRVAPGFQAARTALRQLGGR, from the coding sequence ATGCAAACAAAAAAACAACAACAAGAACACAAATCTCAATATGTTATCATTCTTCTTCTTTCTGTTGCAACCGTTATTGCGTTCGCAGGAGTAGTAGAATCCGGATTCACCAACATTGATGACAACGGCTATGTTACACAAAATGCACAGGTGAAATCGGGGATTTCTTGGCAGACCGTTGTCTGGTCGTTCTCGACGACAAAACACGCGAACTGGCATCCCCTGACATGGCTTTCGCTTGCTCTTGACAAATCGTTGTTTGGTCTTGATGCAAGATATTTTCATGCAACCAATCTTTTCCTCCATCTTCTCAGCAGCATTCTCTTGTTTCTTGTGTTGGAAAGAATGACCCGCTCTCGCTGGCAAAGCGCGTTTGTCGCGTTTGTCTTTGCTCTTCATCCGCTTCATGTCGAATCTGTCGCATGGATTTCCGAACGGAAAGATGTTCTCGCCGGATTCTTTTGGATGCTGACGATGGGTGCGTACAGTTTCTATCATCAGTCATCTCAGAAGAAATATTATTACATCACTCTGATATTCTTTATGCTGGGATTAATGGCAAAACCGATGTTGGTAACGCTTCCATTTGTTCTCCTTCTTTTAGATTATTGGCCACTGAATAGAATTTCTTTGAGCAATGTTTCTACTGGTCGTGAGAAAAAGCAACCCATCATACCATTGAAACAGAGTCTACTGGAAAAATTACCATTCATTATTCTTGCCATCGCATCAAGCATCATAACCTTTATTGCCCAACGACAAGGCGAAGCGATGAACCTGGGAGATGCCTTACCTTTTCATGAACGCCTTATCAACGCCATCATTTCGTATGCGCAATACATTGGAAAAACGTTTGTACCGACCAATCTTGCAGTGTTTTATCCGCATCCGGGGAGTGACTTTTCGCCGGGTATGCTGGCTGGTGCAACGATACTTCTTTCCCTCATTACCATTGTTGTGTGGAAACAAAAAACGCAACGTCCATTTCTTGCTTTCGGATGGCTTTGGTTTCTTGGAACATTAATTCCCATGCTCGGTATCGTGCAGGTTGGAATGCAGGGCATGGCAGACCGTTATATGTATGTGCCAATAATCGGGCTTGCGGTGATGTTGGCGTGGGGAGTTCCATCGTTGATGAATCAATGGAAGAATCATCGTACGATTCTTCTCGTTACGTTTGTGTTCGTAACATTGAGTATGATGTTTGCGACGCGGACTCAGGTATCATATTGGAAAAACAGCAAGACAATTCTTGAACATACGCTCAGTGTTACAACAGATAACTATTTTGCACATTACTGTCTCGGTCTTGATTTTGCGGATTCAGGAAAAACCGATGAGGCAATCCTGCACTTCCGTGAAGCGCTTCGTATCAACCCGTCGTATCCACTGACCCACAATAATTTGGGAGCGGCGCTTTCACGCAAGGGTAATTTCGATGAAGCGATTCCTCTTTTCAGGGAAAGCATTCGTCTAATGCCTTCTCATCCGCCAACATACAATAATTTCGGAGTGACACTTGCACAGCAAGGTAAACTCGATGAGGCGGAAACACAATGGCTTCGCGCAATTGAGTTAGACCCGGAGTTTGCCGATGCTCATGCAAATCTCGGTCGTCTGTTTTTTCTTCAGGAAAAGACTGAGGAAGCGATTCAACACTTCGAAACCGCGATACGGCTTGATGCGAACCATGTCAACGCCCATTTCAATTACGGTAACGTACTTGCGAAAGCGGGAAAGGTTGAAGAAGCGAAGTTTCATTATTCAGAAGCGCTACGGGTTGCGCCGGGGTTTCAGGCGGCTCGAACTGCCTTACGTCAACTTGGTGGAAGGTAA